A genome region from Penicillium psychrofluorescens genome assembly, chromosome: 3 includes the following:
- a CDS encoding uncharacterized protein (ID:PFLUO_005793-T1.cds;~source:funannotate) — MQAWENRLTVTEEQWTSDKVNIPPSKEIPNLDLQVVNYHRPVFGTFHSKFTVIDRRIALLQSSNIQDNDNLEMLAHIEGPIVDSFYDTALLSFGKPLDPPLPLLESPAVSAPLPWHEEKGNATGTENETLEEHTTKSPHYDSTLDGEARRVNASVEPRGEETATQAVSRHLNTTIQPDTTGNATDSDQVDRMIPYVVMPSQEPFAIALVNREPYGCEYKFDGSK, encoded by the exons ATGCAGGCCTGGGAGAACCGTCTCACTGTCACGGAAGAGCAATGGACTAGCGACAAAGTCAACATTCCCCCGTCAAAAGAGATCCCCAATCTCGATCTTCAAGTGGTCAACTATCACCGACCTGTCTTTGGAACATTTCACTCCAAGTTTACCGTGATCGACCGACGCATCGCCCTCTTGCAAAGCAGTAACATTCAGGACAACGACAATCTCGAGATGCTGGCTCATATAGAAGGTCCTATCGTTGATTCATTCTACGACACTGCGTTATTGTCATTTGGTAAGCCGCTCGACCCTCCGCTACCTCTGCTCGAGTCCCCAGCCGTATCTGCGCCGCTTCCATGGCATGAAGAAAAGGGGAATGCAACTGGGACCGAGAATGAGACCCTTGAAGAACATACAACAAAGTCCCCTCACTACGATTCCACCCTTGACGGCGAGGCACGGAGAGTCAATGCCAGCGTTGAACCGCGAGGTGAAGAGACAGCTACTCAGGCCGTGAGCCGCCATCTCA acaccaccatccaacCAGACACAACGGGAAATGCAACCGACAGCGACCAGGTGGATCGAATGATCCCGTACGTGGTCATGCCCTCCCAGGAACCATTTGCAATCGCTCTTGTAAACCGAGAACCGTATGGATGTGAGTATAAGTTTGATGGTTCAAAATAA
- a CDS encoding uncharacterized protein (ID:PFLUO_005788-T1.cds;~source:funannotate): MDAGTRSYLACFKVLFVSPFPLAFATLFFLYSLLAHSTAFLSALPVTSKIMDVQSPAAVAEALVVALEQYGQGDYIGESINQLEHSLQAAHQARTAGARDELVIAALLHDIGQIIPLEATKEVRMSLRNSAENVGRVGHEAIGAEYLHSVGFSETVCRLVNSHVAAKRYLTAIDRAYYDSLSTASQKSLAFQGGPFQGDELGAFDRDPLRDEMVALRRWDDAAKLVGVEATTPRARSYHDTIVTHLSRARA, translated from the exons ATGGATGCGGGAACCAGATCATACCTGGCTTGCTTTAAAGTCCTGTTCGTGTCTCCCTTCCCCCTCGCCTTCGCCAcacttttctttctgtaCTCGCTCCTCGCCCATTCCACGGcctttctctctgcccttCCCGTGACGTCCAAGATTATGGATGTGCAATCAcccgccgccgtcgccgaggcTCTCGTCGTTGCTCTGGAACAATATGGGCAAGGGGATTACATCGGCGAATCGATCAACCAGTTGGAACATTCGCTCCAAGCGGCCCACCAGGCGCGCACTGCCG GTGCCCGCGACGAGCTGGTGATTGCCGCTCTGCTGCACGATATTGGCCAGATCATCCCGCTGGAGGCTACGAAAGAGGTGCGGATGAGTCTCCGCAACAGCGCGGAGAATGTCGGCCGGGTCGGCCACGAGGCCATTGGAGCTGAGTACCTCCACTCGGTGGGATTCAGCGAGACCGTGTGTCGCCTGGTCAACAGCCATGTGGCAGCCAAACG ATATCTCACCGCGATCGATCGCGCCTACTATGATTCCTTGTCGACGGCATCACAAAAGTCCTTGGCCTTCCAGGGCGGACCGTTTCAGGGCGACGAGCTGGGCGCGTTCGACCGGGATCCGCTGCGGGACGAGATGGTTGCCCTGCGCCGGTGGGACGACGCGGCCAAGCTGGTGGGCGTCGAAGCGACCACGCCGCGTGCACGGTCCTACCACGACACGATCGTCACGCATCTGAGCCGGGCCCGGGCGTAG
- a CDS encoding uncharacterized protein (ID:PFLUO_005792-T1.cds;~source:funannotate) — MNAEPLLDPLLKAVRRGVTVTAYLCLGYNDAGELLPFQNGTNEMIANRLYSSLDTDEERSRLRIFYYVGKDQIQPIHNKFKRRSCHIKLMIIDEKVAIQGNGNLDTQSYFHSQEVNMLIDSEIVCKKWIEVINRNQNTAKYGASSTKDGCWHDPVTGEIPNGSIGTDPGHFSWARGIVGAVQRVRGAGGF, encoded by the exons ATGAATGCGGAGCCACTGCTTGATCCGCTCCTAAAAGCTGTCAGACGCGGTGTTACGGTTACTGCCTACTTGTGTCTCGGTTACAACGACGCGGGCGAGCTACTCCCATTCCAAAACGGAACCAATGAGATGATTGCCAATCGACTATACAGCAGTTTAGACACTGATGAAGAAAGGTCTCGGCTGAGGATCTTTTACTACGTTGGAAaagaccagatccagccgATTCACAACAAGTTCAAGCGCCGCAGTTGTCACATCAAGTTGATGATTATCGACGAGAAGGTTGCTATACAGG GCAATGGGAATCTCGATACCCAATCATATTTTCACAGTCAGGAGGTGAACATGCTCATTGACTCGGAAATTGTCTGCAAGAAATGGATCGAGGTGATTAACCGCAATCAAAATACTGCCAAGTACGGCGCGTCCAGCACCAAGGACGGCTGTTGGCATGATCCAGTCACTGGAGAGATCCCTAATGGCTCTATTGGAACCGATCCTGGGCATTTCAGCTGGGCTAGAGGAATTGTTGGTGCTGTCCAGCGAGTCAGGGGAGCAGGAGGGTTTTGA
- a CDS encoding uncharacterized protein (ID:PFLUO_005794-T1.cds;~source:funannotate) encodes MNSVSFTIAGDITRDLVVYLQSISYSGSSSATLLSEPILIFIDSTDPNLWLPDSVCDAFEKAFGLVLDSETGLYLVNDTHNTELLNSDAQVTFRLSDVSSGGDAVTIVLPYNAFSLTAQPPLVNSSSYYFPLKRAANSTQYTLGRTFLQEAYLSVDYDRGVFNVSACAWNEGAEQNIVTITPKDSDSSTCSGSSCSSSAGSSEGSSPLTRGAVAGISIAALVGVVILAAVLFFFIRRQRQKAAYKATPPEPDVSVLSGPVHNAVPPNPPHTDQGPPQARFWSPDAVLGGVSESNNGESSGDGFNSENSASKHGMELDGQDIQTKPVYHELPGSEVWRTGPDPASVVRRVRTLYT; translated from the exons ATGAATTCCGTGTCGTTCACCATCGCAGGCGACATCACCCGCGATCTTGTCGTTTATCTCCAGTCCATAAGCTACAGCGGATCAAGCTCGGCCACCTTACTTTCCGAACCCATTTTGATCTTCATTGATTCGACCGATCCGAATCTCTGGCTCCCAGATAGTGTGTGTGATGCTTTCGAAAAGGCGTTTGGGCTTGTGCTCGATAGCGAGACTGGCCTATACTTGGTGAATGACACTCACAACACCGAACTACTGAACTCAGATGCGCAGGTGACCTTTCGGCTATCTGATGTGAGCTCCGGCGGAGATGCCGTGACAATCGTTCTTCCATACAACGCTTTTTCCCTTACTGCACAGCCTCCTTTAGTCAATAGCAGCAGCTATTATTTTCCGCTGAAACGCGCAGCCAATTCTACTCAGTATACACTGGGCCGGACATTTTTGCAAGAAGC TTATCTCTCTGTCGATTACGACCGCGGCGTCTTCAACGTGTCGGCATGCGCATGGAATGAAGGTGCTGAGCAAAATATCGTCACAATCACACCCAAGGATTCCGACTCGTCCACTTGCTCTGGAAGCAGCTGTTCGTCTAGTGCTGGTAGCTCAGAAGGTTCCTCACCACTCACCCGCGGCGCCGTAGCTGGTATCTCGATTGCTGCATTGGTTGGGGTCGTCATTCTCGCTGCagttctcttctttttcattcGCCGCCAACGCCAGAAGGCCGCATACAAAGCGACACCGCCCGAGCCCGACGTGTCCGTCCTCTCCGGCCCAGTACACAATGCCGTCCCTCCCAACCCACCACATACCGACCAGGGCCCTCCACAGGCAAGATTTTGGTCTCCAGATGCGGTCCTAGGCGGTGTCAGCGAGAGTAATAATGGCGAGAGTAGTGGCGACGGTTTTAACAGTGAGAATAGTGCCAGCAAGCACGGTATGGAATTAGATGGCCAAGATATACAGACCAAGCCGGTCTACCACGAGCTACCAGGGAGTGAAGTCTGGAGGACAGGGCCAGACCCGGCCTCCGTGGTGCGGCGGGTGCGCACTCTTTATACTTGA
- a CDS encoding uncharacterized protein (ID:PFLUO_005791-T1.cds;~source:funannotate), which yields MINSTQYRKHAMKSQYPYWLVLKRYWKPMLGTSLAWFCYDFVTYPFGIFSSTIISQLATDNSTVQNIGYGTVINCFYLPGCLIGGLLMDRIGRKQTMTLGFMLWAVWGFILGGALKPIQSVFPLFVVMYGIFNALGEMGPGVSTFLCAAESFPTPLRGHFLGFAAAFGKAGASIGTQVFTPIQDSFDSVQKGQQAVFLIGSAFTVVGGLVAWFLIPDMSRELETEDARFKAYLEEHGYDISMYGEALVVNEKS from the exons ATGATCAACTCGACTCAGTATCGGAAACATGCGATGAAATCCCAGTACCCGTACTGGTTGGTCCTCAAGCGGTATTGGAAGCCTATGCTGGGAACCT CGCTCGCCTGGTTTTGCTATGACTTTGTGACGTATCCGTTTGGCATATTTTCGTCGACCATTATCTCGCAATTGGCAACGGATAACAGCACTGTGCAAAACATTGGATATGGG ACTGTCATCAATTGCTTTTACCTCCCCGGCTGTTTAATCGGAGGTCTTCTCATGGATCGCATTGGCCGCAAGCAGACCATGACCCTCGGCTTTATGCTGTGGGCAGTGTGGGGGTTTATCCTGGGAGGCGCTCTCAAACCCATCCAGAGCGTGTTTCCTCTCTTTGTGGTCATGTACGGCATCTTCAATGCTCTTGGAGAAATGGGACCCGGCGTCTCCACCTTTTTGTGTGCCGCCGAGTCGTTCCCAACACCCCTCCGTGGCCATTTTCTGGGCTTTGCTGCGGCTTTCGGCAAAGCGGGCGCCTCGATTGGGACACAGGTCTTCACGCCGATCCAAGACTCCTTTGATTCTGTTCAGAAGGGCCAACAGGCGGTCTTTCTGATTGGATCCGCATTCACGGTGGTTGGTGGTCTCGTTGCATGGTTCCTCATTCCAGACATGTCCCGTGAGTTGGAGACAGAGGATGCCCGGTTCAAGGCATATTTAGAAGAGCATGGGTATGATATCAGCATGTATGGAGAGGCCTTGGTGGTCAACGAAAAGAGCTGA
- a CDS encoding uncharacterized protein (ID:PFLUO_005789-T1.cds;~source:funannotate), translating into MDNFYFALTPEQLQSFQDRGYLLIRGFFNGEEAARLRQWAQEVHDLPRTADVPWMPYEEVNAENKRVLCRTENFANSHAGFDSILRGQRATSVLQQLAGEEMLLFKEKINYKLAGSGGFDPHIDANAYTHVKNIKHLTILAAVDEMGPTNGGLEVVDGSHRMEVPLGADRCIEPAWVKQHPWVPCDLQSGDILVFGSYLAHRSGANTSTKDRKAIYATYNCAAEGNLHDQYYADRRQLWPATHLRKDGESYEEGRARYAYGSPMLTVDTNSMAAV; encoded by the exons ATGGACAACTTCTACTTCGCTCTGACCCCGGAACAGCTGCAGAGCTTTCAGGACCGGGGCTATCTCTTGATCCGCGGCTTCTTCAACGGGGAGGAGGCCGCGCGACTGCGGCAATGGGCGCAGGAGGTCCATGACCTTCCACGCACCGCGGACGTGCCGTGGATGCCTTATGAG GAAGTCAACGCGGAGAACAAGCGTGTGCTGTGTCGGACGGAGAACTTTGCCAACTCCCACGCCGGGTTTGACAGCATCCTGCGGGGCCAGCGCGCCACCAGTGTGCTACAGCAGCTggccggcgaggagatgCTGCTCTtcaaggaaaagatcaaCTACAAGCTGGCGGGCAGCG GAGGGTTTGATCCCCATATCGATGCCAACGCCTATACGCACGTCAAGAACATCAAGCACCTGACCATCCTAGCggccgtcgacgagatgggCCCGACCAATGGCGGAttggaggtggtggacggcAGCCACCGGATGGAGGTTCCTCTGGGGGCGGATCGATGCATCGAGCCCGCCTGGGTCAAGCAGCACCCGTGGGTCCCGTGTGATCTGCAGTCTG GCGACATCCTCGTGTTTGGATCCTACCTGGCGCATCGGAGTGGCGCCAACACCAGCACCAAGGATCGCAAGGCCATCTATGCGACGTACAACTGCGCCGCCGAGGGCAATCTGCACGATCAGTACTATGCGGATCGGCGGCAGCTGTGGCCGGCCACCCATTTGCGAAAGGACGGCGAGTCGTATGAGGAGGGCCGGGCGCGCTACGCCTATGGCTCCCCCATGCTGACGGTGGACACGAATTCGATGGCCGCGGTGTAA
- a CDS encoding uncharacterized protein (ID:PFLUO_005790-T1.cds;~source:funannotate), with translation MAASPDDSIMRVNEPKGETVDEEWDVEQRDPVQSRRSGILNVVVSGLALFSDGYNAEINGMSSTITSRLSNSYLIGEIFGMLFFGALIDRVGRRAGVVAATAILILGVVLATAAHGTSQLGMFWMMIVARGIAGFGAGGEYPVCATSATEAADETPQLRKRRGFLVAATTDFAVDLVHESFRGVPAW, from the exons ATGGCGGCATCCCCCGACGACTCGATCATGCGGGTGAATGAGCCCAAAGGCGAGACCGTGGATGAGGAATGGGATGTTGAGCAGCGCGATCCGGTGCAGAGCCGACGCTCGGGCATTCTCAACGTCGTCGTGTCGGGACTGGCGCTGTTTAGCGATGGCTACAACGCCGAGATCA ATGGCATGTCCAGCACGATCACGTCGCGCCTGTCCAACTCCTATCTCATTGGCGAGATCTTCGGGATGCTGTTTTTCGGTGCGCTCATCGATCGCGTGGGCCGTCGCGCCGGCGTGGTGGCTGCTACCGCCATCTTGATTCTGGGTGTGGTGCTGGCAACCGCGGCTCATGGCACCTCGCAGCTGGG GATGTTTtggatgatgatcgtggCCCGCGGCATAGCCGGCTTTGGTGCCGGCGGCGAGTATCCGGTGTGTGCCACGAGTGCTACGGAGGCCGCCGATGAGACACCTCAACTGCGCAAACGGCGCGGATTTCTGGTCGCCGCGACCACCGATTTTGCCGTGGATCTGGTACATGAGTCTTTTCGAGGAGTCCCGGCGTGGTAG